One Drechmeria coniospora strain ARSEF 6962 chromosome 01, whole genome shotgun sequence genomic region harbors:
- a CDS encoding putative DNA directed DNA polymerase II chain B: protein MDRTPVPLFRRQRNSNPVPSSAIPSSSPAFGTPVHPLKPFSVNAPKAAILPIILPPATLRPLAFRTFTKKHSLTLSSSALQELATFVGRHCGSAWREEGLAERVLEEVARSWKNRNGGVIVDGSSKALHEILKTLEGNMSGGKLVGPTRGLPRGDSMLDVRDGDSLNTRLGLRPTTLSREDSSASFGVSALGVQEAAADDDDDDDTNDPRAWLNVVDAYEQPRLVYNVGKKHFERETTKPSLLPPASHKTTIFRNRYHVIHQRLLRNEAFQTSSVSSSRQRTMQHSLSSQQSLKITPIANMLGCHGSSHMLLGLLVILPTGELAISDMTGAIALDLKQAVVIPQDSAWFCPGMIVLVDGVYEEEEESVGKGLSGSSGVGGTLGGRFQGFFIGQPPCEKRKATLGISGPDGGQDHTIGGGFGWIDFLGLGSERAVGAKMRRLERRLLPPPPEDTPGRNRVVILGELNLDQPRALRALRKILAHYAAEPEACSPVSFVLTGNFTQQAVMARGGSGGSIEYKEYFDALASVLSDYPTLLRTSTFVFVPGDNDGWVSAFSAGASPPLPRKPVPDMFTSRIRRAFATANAEPGHHGLHGNAVWTSNPARLSLFGPNHELVLFRDDISARLRRTSVALQRQATASKDAGALDDAAAPAPAATESQPNADAMELDDNAVAPSSLTEDVRVAQKLVKSVLDQGYLAPFRHAIRPVHWDYASALHLYPLPSAMVLVDTTAPPFCLTYEGCHVMNPASVLVPGKRGVGRWVEYEVGRLGTLKECTF from the exons ATGGACAGGACGCCCGTCCCCCTCTTTCGAAGGCAGAGGAATTCGAATCCCgttccctcgtcggcgattCCGTCCTCCTCTCCGGCCTTTGGCACGCCGGTCCATCCGCTCAAGCCATTCAGCGTGAATGCCCCCAAGGCGGCCATCCTTCCCATCATACTTCCTCCCGCAACCCTGCGTCCTCTCGCGTTCCGTACCTTTACCAAGAAGCACTCCCTCAcactctcctcctcggccctgCAGGAGCTCGCCACCTTTGTTGGTCGACACTGCGGCTCGGCATGGCGCGAGGAAGGCTTGGCCGAGCGGGTGCTGGAGGAGGTGGCGAGGAGTTGGAAGAACCGAAACGgaggcgtcatcgtcgacggctccaGCAAGGCCCTCCACGAAATCCTCAAGACGTTGGAGGGCAACATGAGCGGCGGCAAGCTTGTCGGTCCCACGAGGGGCCTGCCGCGCGGGGACAGCATGCTGGATGTCCGCGACGGAGATTCCTTGAACACGAGGCTCGGCCTGAGGCCGACAACCCTGTCGAGGGAGGACAGCAGCGCCAGCTTCGGCGTatccgccctcggcgtccagGAAgcagctgccgacgacgacgacgacgacgacaccaaCGATCCGAGGGCCTGGCTGAATGTCGTTGATGCGTACGAGCAGCCGCGGCTTGTCTACAATGTCGGCAAGAAGCATTTCGAGAG GGAAACGACAAAACcgtcgctgctgccgccggcatcACACAAGACGACGATATTCCGCAACCGCTATCATGTCATCCACCAACGCCTCCTCCGAAACGAAGCCTTCCAAActtcctccgtctcctcctctcgccaACGCACGATGCAGCACTCCCTCTCGAGCCAGCAGTCTCTCAAAATCACGCCGATAGCAAACATGCTTGGCTGCCATGGCAGCTCCCACATGCTGCTCGGGCTCCTCGTCATTCTTCCCACGGGCGAACTCGCCATTAGCGACATGACGGGAGCGATTGCTCTCGATCTCAAGCAAGCCGTCGTCATACCCCAGGATTCGGCCTGGTTCTGCCCGGGCATGAttgtgctcgtcgacggtgtctacgaggaggaggaggagtccGTCGGCAAGGGACtgagcggcagcagcggTGTCGGAGgcaccctcggcggccgcttccAGGGCTTCTTTATCGGTCAGCCCCCGTGCGAAAAGCGAAAGGCGACGCTGGGCATCAGCGGCCCGGATGGAGGACAGGACCATACCATTGGCGGAGGCTTCGGCTGGATTGACTTCCTCGGCCTTGGTAGCGAGCGAGCCGTCGGAGCCAAGATGCGAAGGCTCGAGCGCCGTCTGCTCCCACCGCCTCCTGAGGACACGCCAGGACGCAACCGAGTCGTGATCCTTGGCGAGCTCAACCTGGACCAACCTCGCGCGCTGCGTGCTTTGCGCAAGATTCTCGCACACTACGCCGCCGAACCCGAGGCCTGCTCCCCCGTGAGCTTCGTCTTGACCGGCAACTTTACCCAGCAGGCCGTCATGGCCCGGGGTGGCAGCGGTGGAAGCATCGAGTACAAGGAATATTTTGACGCCCTCGCATCCGTGCTCTCCGACTACCCTACCCTCCTGCGTACCTCGACCTTTGTCTTCGTGCCCGGCGACAACGACGGATGGGTGTCCGCCTTTTCCGCCGGCGCCTCGCCCCCTCTGCCCCGGAAGCCCGTTCCGGACATGTTCACCTCCCGCATCCGCCGCGCCTTCGCAACGGCCAACGCCGAGCCGGGTCACCACGGCCTGCACGGGAACGCCGTCTGGACGTCGAACCCCGCGCGTCTCTCGCTCTTCGGCCCCAAccacgagctcgtcctcttccGAGATGACATCTCCGCTCGTCTGCGCCGCACCTCTGTCGCCCTCCAGCGCCAGGCCACCGCCTCGAAGGATGCGGGAGCCttggacgatgccgccgcacCCGCGCCCGCAGCCACTGAGTCGCAGCCaaacgccgacgccatggaACTCGACGACAACGCCGTCGCCCCGTCGTCCTTGACCGAGGACGTCCGCGTAGCGCAGAAACTCGTCAAGTCGGTCCTCGACCAGGGCTACCTCGCTCCCTTTCGGCATGCCATCCGCCCTGTCCACTGGGACTACGCCTCGGCGCTGCATCTGTACCCGCTGCCCTCGGCCATGGTCCTTGTCGacacgacggcgccgcccttTTGTCTCACCTACGAGGGCTGCCATGTCATGAACCCGGCGagcgtgctcgtgcccggGAAAAGGGGCGTCGGCAGGTGGGTTGAGTACGAGGTCGGCCGGCTGGGCACCTTGAAGGAGTGCACCTTTTAG